One Streptomyces sp. ML-6 genomic region harbors:
- a CDS encoding MFS transporter, with protein MPKTADLRLPDPSRWKALAFIALAQLMVVLDATIVNIALPHAQTDLDISDANKQWVITAYALAFGGLLLFGGRIADLWGRKRTFVVGLIGFALASALGGAAQNQAMLFGSRALQGVFGALLAPAALSLLAVMFTDAKERAKAFGIYGAIAGGGGAVGLILGGFLTQVLDWRWTFFVNIPFAAVAAVGAYFVIREPSGSRNRSSLDVPGVVLSALGLVSLVYGFTRAETAGWSDGLTIGTFVASGVLLLAFVVTEARVESPLLPLRVVLDRNRGGVYLSLGLAIIAMFGLFLFLTYYLQVVKGYSPIRTGFAFLPMIAGMITGSTQIGARLMTRVPARKLMGPGFLAAAVGMLLLTQLEIDSSYVGLILPAQLLLGLGMGTAFMPAMSLATHGVEPRDSGVASAMVNTSQQVGGAIGTALLNTIAASAATAYATSHAGLGATDPELLKLQSMVHGFTGAIWWAVGILLVAAAIAVTFINAGRPTAAPVSGGAGSGDADGVEDEFRVPVVAH; from the coding sequence ATGCCCAAAACAGCCGATCTCCGACTTCCCGACCCCAGCCGTTGGAAAGCGCTGGCGTTCATAGCACTCGCGCAGCTGATGGTCGTGCTCGACGCCACGATCGTGAACATCGCGCTCCCGCACGCCCAGACGGACCTCGACATCTCCGACGCCAACAAGCAGTGGGTCATCACGGCCTACGCCCTCGCCTTCGGCGGGCTGCTGCTGTTCGGCGGGCGGATCGCCGACCTCTGGGGCCGCAAGCGGACCTTCGTCGTCGGGCTGATCGGCTTCGCGCTGGCCTCCGCGCTCGGTGGCGCGGCGCAGAACCAGGCCATGCTCTTCGGCTCCCGCGCACTCCAGGGCGTCTTCGGCGCGCTGCTCGCCCCGGCGGCGCTGTCGTTGCTCGCCGTGATGTTCACCGATGCCAAGGAGCGCGCCAAGGCGTTCGGCATCTACGGTGCGATCGCGGGTGGCGGTGGCGCCGTCGGTCTGATCCTCGGCGGTTTCCTGACCCAGGTGCTGGACTGGCGCTGGACGTTCTTCGTCAACATCCCGTTCGCGGCCGTCGCGGCCGTCGGCGCGTACTTCGTGATCCGGGAGCCGTCCGGCAGCCGCAACCGTTCGTCGCTCGACGTGCCGGGCGTCGTCCTGTCCGCGCTGGGTCTGGTCTCGCTGGTGTACGGGTTCACCCGCGCCGAGACCGCCGGCTGGTCGGACGGGCTGACCATCGGCACGTTCGTCGCGTCCGGCGTGCTGCTGCTGGCGTTCGTCGTGACCGAGGCCCGGGTCGAGTCGCCGCTGCTGCCGCTGCGCGTCGTGCTCGACCGCAACCGCGGTGGCGTCTACCTCTCGCTGGGCCTCGCCATCATCGCGATGTTCGGGCTGTTCCTCTTCCTGACGTACTACCTCCAGGTCGTGAAGGGCTACTCGCCGATCAGGACGGGCTTCGCCTTCCTCCCGATGATCGCGGGCATGATCACGGGGTCCACGCAGATCGGTGCCCGGCTGATGACCCGGGTCCCGGCGCGCAAGCTCATGGGCCCCGGCTTCCTCGCCGCCGCCGTCGGCATGCTGCTGCTGACGCAGCTGGAGATCGACTCGTCCTACGTCGGCCTCATCCTGCCCGCGCAGCTCCTGCTGGGGCTGGGCATGGGCACGGCCTTCATGCCGGCCATGTCGCTCGCCACGCACGGCGTCGAGCCGCGCGACTCGGGCGTGGCCTCCGCGATGGTCAACACCTCGCAGCAGGTGGGCGGTGCGATCGGTACGGCGCTGCTGAACACCATCGCCGCGTCGGCCGCGACGGCGTACGCCACCTCCCACGCCGGGCTCGGTGCCACCGACCCGGAGCTGCTGAAGCTCCAGTCCATGGTGCACGGCTTCACCGGCGCCATCTGGTGGGCCGTCGGCATCCTGCTGGTGGCCGCCGCGATCGCGGTGACCTTCATCAACGCCGGCCGCCCCACCGCGGCCCCGGTGTCCGGCGGTGCCGGGTCGGGTGACGCCGACGGCGTCGAGGACGAGTTCAGGGTGCCGGTCGTCGCCCACTGA
- a CDS encoding M6 family metalloprotease domain-containing protein, producing MQKPRHRIRGHRRPLALGSATALVIAAMATASNTLPITGRASAGPVSNARSAGIAPCRISATRGVQMSEGIPTPKGYARSTGKVRALNLMIDFPDAPGAGPAMDRYAEFFPQTTQWFRTSSYGRLIYAPETPVKSWLRMPLPFSEYGVERGSLYEPGYRHLVQDIVAAADPKVDFAKYDLVNILVTPNAGPSALDTVLSVTFSGNDDAPRADGVPLANTSFIYSRQDDGSGSFAKTGYRVLPHENGHVFGLPDLYTMEGGGAVGHWDIMSEDWGADNDLLGWHKWKLGWLDNAQIDCAARSGTSEHVLRPLATRGGTKLAFVPLSDESGYAVEVRTRAGNDHAICRPGVLIYKVSSDVDTGQGPVSVADSTEDSAGCTRLPNVHTELSDAPFRPGETFTDRAHKIRISVIDKDSDGNYRVRITRS from the coding sequence ATGCAAAAACCACGCCACCGGATACGCGGGCATCGCCGCCCACTCGCGCTCGGCTCGGCAACGGCCCTGGTCATAGCGGCAATGGCCACGGCCAGCAACACCCTCCCGATAACCGGCCGGGCCTCCGCGGGCCCGGTGTCCAACGCCCGTTCGGCAGGCATAGCCCCGTGCCGGATATCCGCGACGAGGGGCGTGCAGATGTCGGAGGGCATACCGACGCCGAAGGGCTACGCCCGTTCCACCGGCAAGGTCCGCGCCCTCAACCTGATGATCGACTTCCCGGACGCACCGGGCGCCGGACCGGCGATGGACCGGTACGCCGAATTCTTCCCGCAGACCACCCAATGGTTCCGGACCAGCTCGTACGGACGGCTCATATACGCCCCCGAAACCCCCGTGAAGTCCTGGCTGCGGATGCCACTGCCGTTCTCGGAGTACGGGGTCGAGCGCGGCTCACTGTACGAACCGGGTTACCGCCACCTCGTCCAGGACATCGTCGCCGCCGCCGATCCGAAGGTGGACTTCGCCAAGTACGACCTGGTCAACATCCTGGTCACCCCGAACGCCGGCCCCTCCGCCCTGGACACCGTCCTGTCCGTGACCTTCTCCGGCAACGACGACGCCCCGCGCGCGGACGGGGTCCCGCTCGCCAACACGTCCTTCATCTACAGCCGCCAGGACGACGGCTCGGGATCGTTCGCGAAGACCGGATACCGCGTCCTGCCGCACGAGAACGGCCACGTCTTCGGCCTTCCCGACCTGTACACGATGGAGGGCGGCGGCGCGGTCGGGCACTGGGACATCATGTCCGAGGACTGGGGGGCCGACAACGACCTGCTGGGCTGGCACAAGTGGAAGCTCGGCTGGCTGGACAACGCGCAGATCGACTGCGCCGCGAGATCCGGCACCAGCGAACACGTGCTCCGGCCGCTGGCCACCCGGGGCGGCACGAAGCTGGCGTTCGTACCGCTGAGCGACGAGTCCGGGTACGCGGTGGAGGTACGGACCCGGGCGGGCAACGACCACGCGATCTGCCGCCCGGGCGTACTGATCTACAAGGTGAGTTCGGACGTGGACACCGGGCAGGGCCCGGTGTCCGTCGCGGACAGCACCGAGGACAGCGCCGGCTGCACCCGTCTGCCCAATGTGCACACCGAACTGTCCGACGCCCCCTTCCGGCCCGGCGAGACCTTCACCGACCGGGCCCACAAGATACGCATATCCGTGATCGACAAGGACAGCGACGGCAACTACCGGGTCCGTATCACCCGCTCCTGA
- a CDS encoding TlpA disulfide reductase family protein, translated as MKHPFVPLLAAVVCAVAVIGMIVTGGDPGTPRGFHRHKDGTLTIDPRHRPDAPSFMGTGVDGRPMSLSDHAGKTVVINAWASGCGPCRKQVSMLERYRKKAEGQDVVVLGLNRDSSPSVARAFVEEHDMSYPSLLDPAGKHLLTLPKGLLTTQGVPVTLVIDPRGRIASTASEAIGEERLVGLVAAAGRMSSPSPSASPSSSAG; from the coding sequence ATGAAACACCCCTTCGTTCCCCTGCTGGCCGCCGTCGTCTGTGCCGTGGCCGTCATAGGCATGATCGTGACCGGAGGTGACCCGGGAACGCCCCGCGGCTTCCACCGTCACAAGGACGGGACCCTCACGATCGATCCTCGGCACCGTCCGGACGCGCCGTCCTTCATGGGGACCGGGGTGGACGGCAGGCCGATGAGCCTCTCCGACCACGCCGGGAAGACGGTGGTGATCAACGCGTGGGCCTCCGGGTGCGGGCCCTGCCGCAAGCAGGTCTCGATGCTGGAGCGGTACCGGAAGAAGGCGGAGGGGCAGGACGTCGTCGTCCTGGGGCTGAACCGGGACAGCTCCCCCAGCGTGGCCCGCGCCTTCGTCGAGGAGCACGACATGTCGTACCCCAGCCTCCTCGACCCCGCCGGGAAGCACCTCCTCACGCTGCCCAAGGGGCTGCTGACCACGCAGGGGGTTCCCGTCACCCTCGTCATCGATCCGCGTGGCCGGATCGCCTCGACGGCGTCCGAGGCCATCGGTGAGGAGCGTCTGGTGGGTCTCGTCGCCGCTGCGGGGCGGATGTCGTCCCCGTCCCCGTCCGCGTCTCCGTCCTCGTCCGCCGGTTGA
- a CDS encoding MarR family transcriptional regulator gives MEYMTTASPGEPRWLSDEEQRVWRAYLHATTLMEDHLDRQLQRDAGMPHIYYGLLVQLSQAPRRRMRMTELARNAKITRSRLSHAVARLEKSGWVRREDCPSDKRGQNAVLTEEGHEMLRRSAPGHVSAVRQAMFDRLTPEQVRSLGEIMQVVASGLQPEDTDADLPWLR, from the coding sequence GTGGAGTACATGACCACGGCATCCCCCGGCGAGCCCCGCTGGCTCTCCGACGAAGAGCAGCGCGTCTGGCGTGCGTACCTCCACGCCACCACGCTCATGGAGGATCACCTCGACCGCCAGTTGCAGCGCGACGCCGGCATGCCGCACATCTACTACGGGCTGCTCGTCCAGCTCTCCCAGGCCCCCCGTCGCCGCATGCGGATGACCGAGCTGGCCCGGAACGCCAAGATCACCCGCTCCCGGCTCTCGCACGCCGTCGCCCGGCTGGAGAAGAGCGGATGGGTGCGCCGCGAGGACTGCCCGTCGGACAAGCGCGGCCAGAACGCGGTCCTCACGGAGGAGGGCCACGAGATGCTGCGCCGGTCCGCCCCGGGCCACGTCAGTGCCGTGCGCCAGGCGATGTTCGACCGGCTCACGCCCGAGCAGGTGCGTTCGTTGGGCGAGATCATGCAGGTCGTCGCCTCCGGGCTCCAGCCGGAGGACACGGACGCAGACCTGCCGTGGCTGCGCTGA
- a CDS encoding class III extradiol ring-cleavage dioxygenase encodes MTVTAERMPALYLSHGAPPLADDPVWPGELAAWSAGLPRPRAILMVSAHWEEAPLALGATETVPLVRDFWGFPEHYYRVQYAAPGAPELAENVRKLLRGAGTPVQDIPDRGLDHGAYVPLVEMFPDADIPVLQISMPTLDPQKLMDIGRRLAPLRDEGVLIVGSGFFTHNLAALRHAGGVPGWSVEFDDWGDRALRAQDIDALLDFEHKSPAGRLAHPRTEHFAPLFVTLGASEGELDRGRSVIDGFWMGLAKRSVQFG; translated from the coding sequence ATGACTGTCACCGCGGAGCGCATGCCCGCCCTCTACCTCTCCCACGGGGCCCCGCCGCTGGCCGACGACCCGGTCTGGCCCGGTGAGCTGGCCGCATGGTCCGCCGGGCTGCCCCGCCCCAGGGCGATCCTGATGGTCTCCGCCCACTGGGAGGAGGCCCCGCTCGCCCTCGGCGCGACGGAGACCGTCCCGCTCGTCCGCGACTTCTGGGGCTTCCCCGAGCACTACTACCGGGTCCAGTACGCCGCCCCCGGCGCCCCGGAACTCGCGGAGAACGTGCGCAAACTGCTGCGCGGCGCCGGTACGCCGGTCCAGGACATCCCGGACCGGGGGCTCGACCACGGGGCGTACGTCCCGCTGGTGGAGATGTTCCCGGACGCCGACATCCCGGTGCTCCAGATCTCCATGCCGACGCTGGATCCGCAGAAGCTGATGGACATCGGGCGCAGGCTCGCGCCGCTGCGCGACGAGGGCGTCCTGATCGTGGGCAGCGGCTTCTTCACCCACAACCTGGCCGCCCTGCGGCACGCGGGCGGCGTCCCCGGCTGGTCGGTGGAGTTCGACGACTGGGGGGACCGGGCGCTCCGGGCGCAGGACATCGACGCCCTGCTGGACTTCGAGCACAAGTCCCCGGCGGGCCGACTGGCCCACCCGCGCACCGAGCACTTCGCGCCGCTCTTCGTGACGCTCGGCGCCTCGGAGGGCGAGCTGGACCGGGGCCGCAGCGTCATCGACGGGTTCTGGATGGGGCTCGCGAAGCGGTCGGTGCAGTTCGGCTGA
- a CDS encoding TetR/AcrR family transcriptional regulator, with protein MRTRTRIGRARTAVVDTVARTAAGTAQPRTPRPRADALRNRERIVTAAREMFVEFGPDVPLDEIARRAGVGNATLYRNFPDRAALTHEVVLAVTSRSTDRAEEAAAEEADPFAALSRFVHAAADERIGALCPMLSGGFDKDHPELLAERRRLEEAVEGLVARAMSAGRLRTDIAVGDVMVALSQLTRPLPGTGCLNIDRFTHRHLQLFLDGLEAPARSELPGTAATLEDLRHRA; from the coding sequence ATGAGAACGAGAACGAGGATCGGAAGAGCGAGGACAGCCGTCGTGGACACCGTCGCCCGTACCGCCGCCGGAACGGCGCAGCCCCGGACCCCCCGTCCGCGGGCCGACGCGTTGCGCAACCGGGAGCGGATCGTGACGGCCGCGCGCGAGATGTTCGTCGAGTTCGGGCCGGACGTGCCGCTCGACGAGATCGCCCGGCGCGCCGGCGTCGGCAACGCCACGCTCTACCGGAACTTCCCCGACCGGGCCGCGCTGACGCACGAGGTCGTGCTCGCCGTCACCTCCCGGAGCACCGACCGTGCGGAGGAGGCGGCGGCCGAGGAGGCCGACCCCTTCGCCGCGCTCAGCCGTTTCGTGCACGCCGCGGCCGACGAACGGATCGGGGCGCTGTGCCCGATGCTGTCCGGCGGCTTCGACAAGGACCACCCCGAACTGCTCGCCGAGCGCCGGCGCCTCGAAGAGGCCGTCGAGGGGCTCGTGGCGCGCGCCATGTCCGCGGGGCGCCTGCGCACCGACATCGCCGTCGGTGACGTCATGGTCGCCCTCTCCCAGCTCACCCGGCCGCTGCCCGGCACCGGCTGTCTGAACATCGACCGGTTCACCCACCGCCATCTACAGCTGTTCCTGGACGGACTGGAGGCTCCGGCCCGGTCCGAACTGCCGGGAACGGCAGCGACCTTGGAGGATCTGCGGCATCGGGCGTGA
- a CDS encoding questin oxidase family protein: protein MAPAPAGTSAPTGTTAPTGTTAPTDDTTGTLDEALERLHASGPERNGWLSNHAPMAVEALVRHGQAPTVHRWLDHYGQKLEDMPDPSSRVTAANWREALGDPRRIADWTEYFGRETAERPWRDVLAEWWPRLLPGIAAGATHPVIRVGHSVRTLLVGEATAPRVAELAHGLGYWAARHQPLPALTPLAPAPDAAAALEAVPPVPEQSGGIRDRLAQLTAFPVWPRRSPDDPDEARTRLEELVRAATHRFATHGHGEPIMLVHAATAPNAVLRTLPALPRALWAPSLEAAWAASAAVTAAYGPAEAAPYEPADASADELFARAAAHGDDHTIKFTDTALDVGDATALAAALRSIELNPPAL from the coding sequence ATGGCCCCGGCGCCGGCCGGTACGAGCGCCCCGACCGGCACGACCGCCCCGACCGGCACGACCGCCCCGACCGACGACACCACCGGCACGCTCGACGAGGCACTGGAGCGCCTTCACGCCTCGGGCCCCGAGCGGAACGGCTGGCTGAGCAACCACGCCCCCATGGCCGTCGAGGCGCTGGTCCGGCACGGGCAGGCACCGACCGTCCACCGCTGGCTCGACCATTACGGCCAGAAGCTGGAGGACATGCCGGACCCCTCCTCCCGGGTGACCGCGGCGAACTGGCGCGAGGCCCTGGGCGACCCGCGCCGGATCGCGGACTGGACGGAGTACTTCGGGCGCGAGACCGCCGAGCGCCCCTGGCGGGACGTCCTCGCCGAGTGGTGGCCCCGGCTGCTCCCCGGCATCGCGGCGGGCGCCACGCACCCCGTGATCCGGGTCGGTCACTCCGTACGCACCCTGCTCGTCGGCGAGGCGACCGCGCCCCGTGTCGCCGAACTCGCCCACGGCCTCGGTTACTGGGCCGCCCGTCATCAGCCGTTGCCCGCCCTGACGCCGCTGGCACCCGCGCCGGACGCCGCCGCCGCGCTGGAGGCCGTCCCTCCGGTGCCCGAGCAGAGCGGCGGCATCCGGGACCGGCTGGCGCAGCTCACCGCGTTCCCGGTGTGGCCGCGACGGTCCCCCGACGACCCGGACGAGGCCCGGACCCGGCTGGAGGAGCTGGTGCGGGCCGCGACCCACCGCTTCGCCACGCACGGACACGGCGAACCGATCATGCTGGTGCACGCCGCGACCGCGCCCAATGCCGTCCTGCGCACCCTGCCCGCACTCCCCCGCGCGCTGTGGGCGCCGAGCCTGGAGGCCGCATGGGCGGCGAGCGCCGCGGTCACCGCCGCGTACGGCCCGGCCGAGGCCGCCCCGTACGAACCGGCGGACGCCTCCGCCGACGAGCTGTTCGCACGGGCGGCGGCGCACGGCGACGACCACACCATCAAGTTCACCGACACCGCGCTGGACGTCGGGGACGCGACGGCCCTCGCCGCCGCACTCCGCTCGATCGAACTCAACCCGCCGGCGCTGTGA